In Desulfosoma caldarium, the following are encoded in one genomic region:
- a CDS encoding 2-dehydropantoate 2-reductase produces MDVLVVGAGAIGGYYGGRLAQGGACVSVVARSDYAVVVREGIRIQSPAGDFHFRPDRVVREAEDLGRYPDVILVGLKVLEHIRPEELIRGAMGPKTSVLLIQNGVDVERPVAEAFPENEILSGLAFICVHRTAPGYVLHQDYGRLVLGRYPQGASSTAEKLAEIFRRAGVPCEVTASVVTARWQKLVWNAPFNPMSVLCGGASTAEMLGHEETENLVRAVMQEVCAVASAVGHALPDDVVDRMIADTRTMTPYKTSMLLDYEAGRPMEVEAILGNAVRIARRHGVQVPHMETLYALMCGISRK; encoded by the coding sequence ATGGATGTTTTGGTTGTGGGGGCGGGCGCCATCGGCGGCTACTACGGAGGGCGTTTGGCCCAAGGGGGCGCGTGCGTGTCCGTGGTCGCCCGGTCTGACTATGCCGTGGTGGTCCGGGAAGGGATTCGTATTCAGAGTCCGGCAGGAGATTTTCATTTTCGACCGGATCGCGTGGTGCGAGAGGCCGAGGATCTGGGCCGCTATCCTGACGTGATTCTGGTGGGTCTTAAGGTTCTGGAGCACATTAGGCCAGAAGAACTGATTCGAGGGGCGATGGGGCCGAAAACTTCGGTGCTCCTCATTCAAAACGGCGTGGATGTGGAGCGACCCGTGGCCGAAGCCTTTCCCGAGAATGAAATTCTCAGCGGGCTGGCCTTCATTTGCGTTCATCGCACGGCCCCCGGCTATGTGCTGCATCAGGATTACGGCCGCTTGGTGCTGGGCCGATACCCCCAAGGAGCCTCCAGCACCGCCGAAAAACTGGCCGAAATCTTTCGACGCGCCGGTGTGCCCTGTGAGGTGACGGCCAGTGTGGTCACGGCACGGTGGCAGAAGCTTGTGTGGAATGCTCCCTTCAATCCCATGTCCGTGCTGTGTGGGGGCGCCAGCACCGCAGAGATGTTGGGCCACGAGGAAACAGAGAATCTCGTGCGCGCGGTCATGCAAGAGGTGTGTGCCGTGGCGTCGGCGGTGGGGCATGCGCTTCCCGACGATGTGGTGGATCGCATGATCGCCGACACGCGCACCATGACCCCGTACAAGACAAGTATGCTCTTAGATTACGAAGCCGGACGGCCCATGGAAGTGGAAGCCATTTTGGGCAACGCGGTGCGCATCGCCCGGCGCCATGGCGTGCAGGTTCCCCACATGGAAACACTTTACGCCTTGATGTGCGGCATCAGCCGTAAGTGA
- a CDS encoding phenylacetate--CoA ligase family protein — translation MVDVKNGNGEGWSPEDRRQQQLEQLQVSCNRAYRSVPFYRNRFQALGLSPQDIGSLEDLRRLPFTERRHFIEHYPYGLFAVPLRDIVRIHTAPGAAGGLTVSGYTARDLRVWKELVARALRAAGVSADDIVQIVLHPGLANWGRDYKDGAEALQAGVIPLNALHISKQILVLRDYKTSVLVTTPSSALQMQELLFAADINPNELSLKTLILVGEPAERPVRRAIEDHLHVTTWQHYGLSEVPGPAVAYECDAHEGLHVAEDHFAVEVLNPKTQEPVAEGESGELVLTSLTIQAFPLIRFRTGDLVRVLNGPCPCGRTLLRLEWLPERVDDLMVIQGVKIQRDQVAVRVAQTVGFAPQRLSVHLVQQGGIKALEVRLGMEEALFSDEIKELEHLVRKTAFELRQEFGVPVEVRLLEGPSVKAQARVPDRE, via the coding sequence ATGGTCGATGTAAAGAACGGCAACGGAGAAGGGTGGTCACCTGAAGACCGACGGCAACAGCAGTTGGAGCAGCTTCAGGTTTCCTGCAATCGAGCGTATCGAAGCGTGCCGTTTTATCGCAACCGTTTTCAAGCCTTGGGCTTGTCCCCTCAGGACATCGGGAGCCTTGAAGACCTCAGGCGCCTTCCTTTTACCGAACGGCGTCATTTCATCGAGCACTATCCCTACGGGTTATTTGCCGTGCCCTTGCGGGACATCGTGCGCATTCATACGGCCCCGGGAGCCGCGGGTGGATTGACGGTGAGCGGCTACACCGCCAGGGACCTTAGAGTGTGGAAGGAATTGGTGGCCCGAGCGCTGCGAGCCGCGGGGGTGAGTGCCGACGATATTGTGCAGATTGTTTTGCATCCCGGTTTGGCCAACTGGGGCCGAGATTACAAGGACGGGGCCGAGGCGCTGCAGGCGGGGGTCATTCCCTTGAATGCTTTGCACATCAGCAAACAGATTTTGGTGCTTCGAGATTACAAGACGTCGGTGCTGGTCACAACGCCCAGCTCGGCCCTGCAGATGCAGGAACTCTTGTTTGCCGCCGACATCAATCCCAACGAACTGTCCCTCAAGACCTTGATCCTGGTGGGCGAACCGGCCGAACGCCCGGTGCGCCGGGCCATCGAAGACCATCTCCATGTGACCACCTGGCAACATTACGGACTGAGCGAAGTGCCCGGCCCGGCAGTGGCCTATGAGTGCGACGCCCATGAGGGACTGCATGTGGCCGAGGACCATTTCGCGGTGGAAGTGCTCAACCCCAAAACCCAGGAACCGGTGGCAGAAGGGGAGAGCGGGGAACTGGTGCTGACCAGTCTGACCATTCAGGCGTTTCCTTTGATTCGTTTTCGCACCGGCGACCTCGTGCGCGTGTTGAATGGACCATGTCCGTGCGGGCGAACCCTTCTTCGACTGGAATGGCTTCCGGAGCGCGTGGATGACCTTATGGTCATCCAAGGGGTCAAGATACAAAGGGACCAGGTGGCGGTTCGCGTCGCCCAGACCGTGGGCTTTGCGCCGCAGCGGCTTTCCGTGCATCTTGTGCAGCAAGGCGGCATCAAAGCCTTGGAAGTGCGCCTGGGCATGGAAGAGGCGCTTTTCAGCGACGAGATCAAAGAATTGGAACACCTGGTGCGAAAAACCGCCTTTGAACTGCGGCAGGAATTCGGTGTTCCCGTAGAAGTACGCCTCTTGGAAGGCCCAAGCGTCAAAGCGCAAGCCAGGGTGCCGGATCGAGAATAG
- a CDS encoding ABC transporter ATP-binding protein, translating into MLVVRNLRAGYGRIEALHGASLSVRRGEIVALVGANGAGKSTLLKAVAGLIVPWHGEILMEDRPIAGKKPPEIVAAGIGLVPEGRWLFPPMSVRDNLVLGAYLRLRRGDKEGVRQDLERVYELFPILAERKEQPAGSLSGGEQQMLAMARALMSRPKMLLLDEPSTGLAPLLVEKIFDIIVQLNAEGITFLLVEQNARAALTIASRGYVLETGRMVLQGRAQDLLDDQEVKRAYLGKDYREFAEGRA; encoded by the coding sequence ATGTTGGTGGTTCGCAACCTTCGAGCCGGCTACGGCCGCATTGAAGCCTTGCACGGCGCGAGCCTTTCCGTCAGGCGTGGGGAAATTGTGGCCCTGGTGGGCGCCAACGGGGCGGGGAAAAGCACATTGCTGAAGGCCGTGGCCGGTCTGATTGTTCCCTGGCATGGGGAAATCCTCATGGAGGATCGTCCTATCGCCGGCAAAAAACCGCCCGAGATCGTTGCGGCGGGTATCGGGCTGGTGCCCGAAGGGCGGTGGCTGTTTCCGCCCATGAGCGTCAGGGACAATCTGGTGCTTGGAGCTTACCTTCGTCTGCGCCGGGGGGACAAGGAAGGGGTCCGTCAGGATCTGGAACGCGTCTATGAGCTCTTTCCCATACTGGCTGAGCGGAAAGAACAACCGGCAGGTTCCCTTTCCGGAGGAGAACAGCAGATGCTGGCCATGGCTCGAGCCCTCATGAGCCGCCCCAAAATGCTGCTGCTCGACGAGCCTTCCACGGGCCTTGCCCCCCTGTTGGTGGAAAAGATTTTTGACATCATCGTGCAGCTCAATGCCGAAGGGATCACCTTTCTTCTTGTGGAACAAAATGCTCGAGCGGCTTTGACCATAGCTTCTCGAGGCTATGTTTTGGAGACCGGCCGCATGGTTCTGCAAGGGCGGGCTCAAGACCTGTTGGACGATCAAGAAGTCAAAAGGGCGTACCTGGGCAAGGATTATCGGGAATTTGCGGAGGGGAGGGCCTGA